Genomic DNA from Peribacillus simplex:
TGTATGGTGCGATGAAGTGGATTGTGGAGACACCGCTTTCCATCAACCAAACGATTCTTTACGGCTTCTTATTACCTGTACCCGGTGATTTAATGCTATGCATTCTATGTGCTGTCATCATTCAGCAAGTACGTCCGCGCATTGCAAAATATATAAACATAAAGGAGCTGAATCATCCATGGGCCAAGCCTACTTTATAACCGGAACTGGCACGGATATTGGAAAGACCATCGTCACGAGTGCACTCTATCTGTCTCTTCAAACATTGGGAAAAAGCGTCACGATATTCAAGCCATTTCAAACTGGAATCAATGAGGAAAATAATACATACCCGGATATTTCTTGGTTTGAGCAGGAACTCGGTGTAAAGGAATCAGGGTTTATCACACTGGAACCCGAAACCTCCCCACATTTGGCGATTAAATTGACTGGAAGTCAAATCGATGAGAAGAAAGTCGTGGAAAGGGTTCATGAACTTGAGGAAATGTATGACATCGTATTAGTCGAGGGCGCTGGCGGATTGGCTGTGCCGCTCATTGAACGGACGGAAGGTTTCTATATGACCGCGGATTTCATAAGGGATTGCGGCATGCCTGTCCTCTTCGTATCCACAAGCGGTTTAGGGGCGATTCATGATGTCGTGACGACCCATTCTTATGCCCAGGTCCATGATATAAACGTGAAAACCATTTTGTATAATCATTACCGGCCAGAAGATCGGATTCATCAAGACAATATCGAAACCATCGAAAAGCTGACAGGGCTGAATGGCCTCGCCTGCATCCCGACAATGGCCGATGTCAGAAAAGACTTGAGGAACTGCATCCTTGAATTGCTTGGTGATCAAAATTATACCCAACAACTGAAAGAGGTGTTCAAAGCATGAACAGTCAGGATTTAGAACAATGGGATAAGGAATATGTATGGCATCCGTTCACACAAATGAAAACGTACCGGGAAAGTAAACCGCTGATCATCGAGCGCGGCGAAGGCAGCTACCTGATTGATGTGGATGGTAAACGCTACCTCGACGGCTATGCTTCATTATGGGTGAATGTGCACGGGCATAACGAGCCGGAATTGAACGGCGCCCTTATTGAACAAGTGAATAAAGTCGCGCACTCCACGCTGCTTGGATCTGCGAATGTACCATCGATCTTACTGGCAAAAAAACTGGCAGAGATCACCCCTGGTTCTTTATCGAAAGTCTTCTACTCCGACACGGGATCTGCCGCAGTGGAAATCGCCCTTAAAGTCGCTTATCAATATTGGCAGAATATCGATCCCGTCAAGCATC
This window encodes:
- the bioD gene encoding dethiobiotin synthase; translated protein: MGQAYFITGTGTDIGKTIVTSALYLSLQTLGKSVTIFKPFQTGINEENNTYPDISWFEQELGVKESGFITLEPETSPHLAIKLTGSQIDEKKVVERVHELEEMYDIVLVEGAGGLAVPLIERTEGFYMTADFIRDCGMPVLFVSTSGLGAIHDVVTTHSYAQVHDINVKTILYNHYRPEDRIHQDNIETIEKLTGLNGLACIPTMADVRKDLRNCILELLGDQNYTQQLKEVFKA